The region GTCGACTACCTCGCGGGCGACGTCCTCGAGAGCACCGGCGCGGCCACGATCCTCTTCGTCTGCTTCGTCGGACCGGCGCTGCTGCTGACGCCGGTCTGGACCTCGTTCGGCATGCGGGTGGGCAAGCGCCGCGGCTACGTCATCTCCTCGCTCATCCTGGCCGCCGGCGCCCTGCTGGCGGCGTCCGCGCAGGTGGCGCCGGCGGGCGTCGTGTTCGCCGCGACCGCGCTCGTCGGCGTCGGCTACGCGGGCTGCCAGGTCTTCCCGATGGCGATGCTGCCTGACGCGGCCGCCGTCGACTCCGCGAGGACCGGCGAGAACCGCACGGGTGTCTACACCGGTGTCTGGACCGCCGGGGAGACCCTGGGCCTCGCGCTCGGCCCGGCCGTCTTCGCCGTCGTGCTCGCCCTCGGTGGCTACCTCTCCAGCGACGGACGTGAGATCACCCAGCCCGGCTCGGCGCTGACCGCGATCACGCTCGGCTTCTCGCTGCTCCCGGCCGCGCTGACCCTGCTCAGCCTGTGGTGGCTGCGCCAGTACACCCTCGACGCCGCCGAGGTGGCGGCTGCGGAAGGAGCCCCTGCATGACGGAGCACCGCGTGACCAGTCCCCTCGGCCCGCTCGAGCGGCTGAAGGCGCTCCAGGGCGCAGACCTGCCGGTGCACGGTGGCCGGACCCTGGCCTACGTCTACGACTCCGGTGAGCCCACGGTCGACCGCATCGCACGGGAGGCGGTGGCCGCCTACGCCGCGTCCAACGCGCTCGACCCGACTGCCTTCCCGTCCCTGCTCCAGATGGAGAACGAGCTCGTCGGCTTCGCCTGCGACCTGCTCGACGCGCCCGCCTCGGCCGTCGGCACGGTGACCTCGGGCGGCACGGAGTCGATCCTGCTGGCGGTCCAGGGCGCCCGTGACGCCCGCCCCGACGTCGTACGGCCCACGATGGTGCTGCCGAGCACCGCGCACGCCGCGTTCCACAAGGCCGCGCACTACTTCGGCGTCGGGGCCGTGCTCGTTCCGGTCGGCCCCGACTTCCGCGCCGACCCTGCGGCGATGGCGGCCGCGATCGACGACTCGACCGTGCTCGTCGTGGCCAGCGCGCCGTCGTACGCCCACGGCGTGGTCGACCCGGTCACCGAGGTCGCCGCGGCCGCCGCAGCGCGTGGGGTGCGCTGCCACGTCGACGCGTGCATCGGCGGCTGGGTGCTGCCGTACGCCGCCCGGCTGGGGCGCGAGGTGCCGCCGTGGACCTTCGCCGTCGAGGGGGTCACCTCGATCAGCGTCGACACCCACAAGTACGCCTACGCCCCCAAGGGCACGTCGCTGCTGCTGCACCGCGAGGCGTCGCTGCGCAGGCCGCAGTTCTTCGCCTCGGCCGCGTGGCCGGGCTACACGATGCTCAACGCGACGACGCAGTCGACGCGGTCCGGCGGGCCGATCGCCGGGACGTGGGCCGTGGTCGAGCACGTCGGCGACGACGGCTACCTCGCGCTGGCCGGACGCGCCTTCGAGGCGGTCGACGCGATCGTGGCGGAGATCGACGCCTCCCCGGCGCTGCGGCTGGTCGTGCCGCCGGACTCGACGCTCGTGACGCTCGCGACCGACGACT is a window of Nocardioides oleivorans DNA encoding:
- a CDS encoding pyridoxal phosphate-dependent decarboxylase family protein — translated: MTEHRVTSPLGPLERLKALQGADLPVHGGRTLAYVYDSGEPTVDRIAREAVAAYAASNALDPTAFPSLLQMENELVGFACDLLDAPASAVGTVTSGGTESILLAVQGARDARPDVVRPTMVLPSTAHAAFHKAAHYFGVGAVLVPVGPDFRADPAAMAAAIDDSTVLVVASAPSYAHGVVDPVTEVAAAAAARGVRCHVDACIGGWVLPYAARLGREVPPWTFAVEGVTSISVDTHKYAYAPKGTSLLLHREASLRRPQFFASAAWPGYTMLNATTQSTRSGGPIAGTWAVVEHVGDDGYLALAGRAFEAVDAIVAEIDASPALRLVVPPDSTLVTLATDDSLDPFTLTDELLARGWYVQPQLSHADDGPSIHLSVSAGTLAHVDELATALAESVAAAVAAGPVSVDPGVVAFIEALDPAALGDDDFDGLLAASGLVGASADGELELPTRMAEVNAMLDVASPAMREALLVAFLDRLQRPSRGER